The following are from one region of the Stanieria cyanosphaera PCC 7437 genome:
- a CDS encoding response regulator: protein MSKIADGLKQILVVGNCKENLLLMQSILESQEYQIQLTCGLTNEIVQMEKAKPDLIILNEEILTQSLEISYIDIINSVKTTPVLWLISASKMHLFQTFPVEIEEIIYKPFDIDELFSKVAFLLKRNKTQQTDSCESKKTWLMRVSKQDPLYQQHTELLCFCPETIWDKLLAEGYEIVTNTNTFSAFN from the coding sequence ATGTCTAAAATAGCAGACGGGTTAAAGCAGATTCTTGTCGTTGGCAATTGTAAAGAAAATTTATTGTTAATGCAGTCTATTTTAGAAAGTCAAGAATATCAAATTCAGTTAACGTGTGGCTTAACCAATGAGATCGTGCAAATGGAGAAAGCTAAACCAGATTTAATTATTTTAAATGAAGAAATACTTACGCAGTCTTTAGAAATCAGTTACATTGACATAATTAATTCTGTGAAAACAACACCCGTTTTATGGCTGATAAGTGCAAGCAAAATGCATCTTTTCCAAACATTTCCAGTCGAAATAGAGGAAATAATTTATAAACCTTTTGATATCGACGAATTATTCTCTAAAGTAGCTTTTTTACTAAAACGCAACAAAACTCAACAAACTGATTCTTGTGAAAGCAAAAAAACTTGGTTGATGCGGGTAAGCAAACAAGACCCTCTTTATCAACAACATACGGAATTGCTTTGTTTTTGTCCAGAAACTATTTGGGATAAATTATTAGCTGAAGGCTATGAAATTGTGACCAATACAAACACATTCTCAGCTTTTAATTAA
- a CDS encoding sulfatase-like hydrolase/transferase codes for MQLNTQPQLIRFLLLSLTVCLLIATINFPAYSNLVSERPPNILFILTDDLDQASVEYMPQVKSLLVDGGVSFSNYFVSNSLCCPSRATILKGQYAHNTGVLTNNKADGSFVVFYKRNSEKSTIATWLKRKGYRTAFIGKYLNLYPYTSKMNYVPPGWDEWDSPVHGSAYVQYDYTVNENGKLVHYGNQPQDYGNDVYTNKAKQFLTQVAKTNQPFFLFLSYYAPHQPATPAPRHQNLFPDAQVPRRQAFNEIDVSDKPQYLRELPLLNQEQQEKIDYLHQKRLRSLQAVDEGLATLYNTLQATNQLDNTYIFFSSDNGFHLGQHRLLPGKETAYEEDIHLPLLVRSPHVPAGKVIEAIAGNVDLAPTWADLAGARIPDFVDGRSLVPLFELKLNTTMSPFYFYRRKLRSLLTNSWRQVFLVEHWVNPHVTPIIPQYSGLRGCDYTYIEYVNGEREFYNLRQDPEQLHNLARQTNPKLLAHYAQLLRQLRNCQRKDCRVTESRKLIDFN; via the coding sequence GTGCAACTAAATACACAACCGCAATTAATTCGATTTCTTTTGCTAAGTCTAACTGTTTGTTTGCTGATCGCTACGATTAATTTTCCTGCTTACTCTAATCTAGTTTCAGAACGTCCTCCTAATATTTTATTTATTCTGACTGACGATCTTGATCAAGCTTCTGTGGAGTATATGCCCCAAGTCAAATCTTTATTGGTTGACGGAGGAGTTAGTTTTAGTAATTATTTTGTAAGTAATTCCCTTTGTTGTCCTTCAAGAGCAACTATACTCAAGGGTCAATATGCTCATAACACAGGTGTTTTAACCAACAATAAAGCAGATGGTAGTTTTGTCGTTTTTTACAAACGGAATTCGGAAAAGTCTACTATTGCTACTTGGTTAAAGCGAAAAGGTTATCGTACTGCTTTTATTGGTAAATATCTCAACCTTTATCCTTATACCTCCAAAATGAACTATGTGCCTCCTGGTTGGGATGAATGGGATAGCCCAGTTCATGGTAGTGCGTATGTGCAATACGATTATACTGTAAATGAAAATGGCAAATTAGTTCATTATGGCAATCAACCGCAAGATTATGGTAATGATGTATATACCAATAAAGCCAAACAATTTCTCACTCAAGTAGCTAAAACCAATCAACCTTTTTTTCTGTTTCTTTCTTATTATGCGCCACACCAACCAGCAACCCCTGCACCACGTCATCAAAATCTTTTTCCTGATGCCCAAGTACCACGTAGACAAGCTTTTAATGAAATAGATGTGAGTGATAAACCTCAGTATCTGCGGGAATTACCTCTTTTAAATCAAGAACAACAAGAAAAAATTGATTACCTCCATCAAAAAAGATTGCGATCGCTTCAAGCAGTAGATGAAGGTTTAGCTACTCTTTACAATACTCTTCAAGCTACTAATCAGTTAGATAATACCTATATCTTTTTTAGCTCAGATAATGGTTTTCATCTAGGTCAACATCGTTTACTACCAGGTAAGGAAACTGCCTATGAAGAAGATATTCACTTACCTTTGTTAGTTAGAAGTCCCCATGTTCCTGCTGGGAAAGTGATTGAAGCCATAGCTGGTAATGTTGACTTAGCACCAACTTGGGCAGATTTAGCAGGCGCAAGAATTCCTGATTTTGTTGATGGTCGTTCTTTAGTTCCTTTATTTGAGCTTAAACTAAACACAACCATGTCTCCTTTTTATTTTTACAGACGCAAATTGCGGTCGCTTTTGACTAATAGTTGGCGACAAGTTTTTCTGGTAGAACATTGGGTTAATCCTCACGTAACACCAATTATCCCGCAATATAGTGGTCTTCGCGGTTGTGATTACACTTATATTGAATATGTTAATGGCGAACGAGAATTTTATAACCTCAGACAAGATCCAGAACAATTGCACAATTTAGCTCGACAAACTAATCCTAAACTGCTCGCTCACTATGCTCAACTTTTGCGTCAATTGCGAAACTGTCAGAGAAAAGACTGTCGAGTAACAGAGTCTCGGAAATTGATTGATTTTAATTAA